One genomic region from Gossypium hirsutum isolate 1008001.06 chromosome D13, Gossypium_hirsutum_v2.1, whole genome shotgun sequence encodes:
- the LOC121224942 gene encoding uncharacterized protein: MAPYEALYGRKCQTPLCWTKLDESKILGLELVQETKGRVKLIKDRLRATSDRQKYYADKTKDIEYCVGDQVFLKVFLWRKVLRFERKGKLSPRKYRSDPSYVVWVEEIEVRSDLSFEEEPMKILDHEIKVMRKKSNTFGQGSMVESWF; the protein is encoded by the exons atggcaccttacgaggctctgtatggtcgtaagtgtcagaCTCCTTTGTGCTGGACTAAATTGGATGAAAGCAAAATTTTGGGACTTGAGTTAGTTCAAGAGACTAAAGGTAGGGTTAAGTTGATTAAAGATAGATTACGAGCAACTTCTGATAGACAAAAATATTATGCGGATAAAACGAAAGATATAGAGTACTGTGTAGGGGATCAGGTTTTCTTAAAGGTGTTTCTATGGAGAAAGGTATTGAGGTTCGAACgaaagggcaaattgagtccaag GAAATATCGCTCAGATCCATCTTATGTGGTTTGGGTGGAAGAGATTGAGGTAAGATCAGATTTgtcttttgaggaggagcctatGAAAATTTTAGATCATGAAATTAAGGTTatgagaaaaaaatcaaatacctTTGGTCAAGGTTCTATGGTGGAATCATGGTTCtga